The following coding sequences lie in one Thermosulfuriphilus ammonigenes genomic window:
- a CDS encoding DMT family transporter, with product MAMWFFWALSTALAASGSDFFTKKYLSHLSTMEMALARATGPLIFLGPVLCLLEPPPLDAVFFKTVAILLPLETVALLLYMKALRISPLSLTVPFLSFTPAFMILTGALILGETLTSWGVTGILLIVLGSYLLNLGEIKNGLLAPFRAIWREKGSLLMILVAAIYAINSVLGKLAVIHSDPLFFAVFYFFVHGLFSALVLGVIFRVKFSRVFGTWRGWLLVGGSQSAMVVCHMTAISMVEAAYMIAVKRLSLLFSVLWGGLFFKEEAMASRLAGAGLMVLGVAMIVLLGSS from the coding sequence ATGGCCATGTGGTTCTTCTGGGCACTGTCCACCGCCTTGGCGGCCTCGGGTTCAGATTTTTTTACCAAGAAATACCTTAGCCACCTCTCTACAATGGAGATGGCCCTGGCCCGAGCTACTGGCCCCCTGATCTTTTTGGGGCCGGTTCTTTGTCTGCTTGAACCACCTCCTCTTGATGCCGTTTTTTTTAAGACTGTGGCCATCCTTTTGCCTTTAGAGACAGTGGCCCTGTTGCTTTATATGAAGGCCCTAAGGATATCGCCTCTTTCCCTTACGGTGCCCTTTCTCTCTTTCACGCCGGCCTTTATGATCCTTACCGGGGCTCTCATCCTGGGGGAGACTCTTACCTCCTGGGGAGTGACTGGCATATTACTCATTGTCTTGGGAAGTTATCTGCTTAACCTGGGGGAGATAAAAAATGGACTTTTGGCCCCTTTTCGGGCTATCTGGCGAGAGAAGGGCTCACTTTTGATGATCTTGGTGGCGGCTATTTACGCCATTAATTCCGTTTTGGGCAAGCTGGCTGTTATCCACTCAGATCCCCTTTTCTTTGCTGTTTTTTATTTTTTTGTTCACGGTCTCTTTAGTGCCCTGGTCCTGGGGGTCATTTTCCGGGTAAAGTTCTCCAGGGTCTTTGGGACCTGGCGGGGGTGGCTGCTGGTGGGGGGAAGCCAATCAGCAATGGTTGTCTGTCACATGACGGCCATCAGTATGGTGGAAGCCGCCTATATGATTGCTGTCAAGCGGTTGAGCCTTCTCTTTAGCGTCCTCTGGGGGGGCCTATTCTTCAAGGAAGAAGCCATGGCCTCCAGGTTGGCTGGAGCGGGTCTGATGGTTTTGGGGGTGGCTATGATCGTCCTTCTGGGGAGTAGCTGA
- the murJ gene encoding murein biosynthesis integral membrane protein MurJ, whose product MGGTGEEIARSASKVSLAVLASRILGLVREQVLAGFFGAGTAMDAYVVAYRIPNLLRDLFAEGALSSAFVSVFSAYDQKYGAQRTYRLADSVLGALSLLLFFIISLGIIFAPHLVRLMAPDFSSVPGKVNLTVSLTRIMFPFLWLVSLSAVFMGILNTKGVFFLPSLSSAFFNAGSIASGVALAVFLGHLGYPPILGMAIGILLGGVLQAGVQLWPLSRLGYLPRPRLDLHEPGLREVFRLMIPAVVGLSATQINIFINTYFAASCGEGAVAWLNYAFRLMYLPIGLFGVAISMATLPVASRLAAKRSFVELGQTTSQAISFMISLCLPAAVGLIFLSRPIVQVIFEHGRFLRHDTLMTATALSFYALGLLGYSGVKVVVPIFYALGRTRWPVAASFLAVGLNVIFILATIEALSFRAVALSTALVMSINFLLLSWVLYRLIGGFPLREIFFSALRVCLASAGLALVCLLGRELVAGSLFWETVALILVILVATLTYFLLLWLLKAPEIQLLRSLWRRFLQSSWRRTDK is encoded by the coding sequence ATGGGAGGGACGGGAGAGGAAATCGCCCGGTCGGCAAGCAAGGTGAGCCTGGCCGTGCTGGCCAGTCGAATTTTGGGGCTGGTCCGAGAGCAGGTTCTGGCTGGCTTTTTCGGGGCCGGCACTGCTATGGACGCCTATGTGGTGGCCTACCGTATCCCTAATCTTCTGCGGGATTTGTTTGCCGAAGGGGCCTTGTCCTCGGCCTTCGTCAGTGTGTTTAGTGCCTACGATCAAAAATATGGGGCCCAAAGAACCTATCGTCTGGCTGATTCGGTCTTAGGGGCCCTTTCTCTGTTGCTCTTTTTTATCATTTCTTTAGGGATAATCTTTGCTCCCCATTTGGTACGCCTTATGGCCCCGGATTTTTCCTCTGTCCCCGGGAAGGTAAACCTTACCGTTAGCCTGACCCGAATCATGTTCCCCTTTCTTTGGTTGGTTTCTCTCTCGGCAGTCTTTATGGGAATCCTCAACACCAAGGGGGTCTTCTTTCTTCCCTCTCTGTCTTCAGCCTTTTTCAATGCCGGCTCCATTGCTTCGGGGGTGGCTTTGGCTGTTTTTTTAGGGCATCTGGGTTATCCTCCTATTTTGGGTATGGCTATAGGGATTCTTTTGGGGGGAGTCCTTCAGGCTGGAGTCCAGCTCTGGCCGCTGTCCCGCCTAGGTTATCTTCCCCGGCCAAGGCTTGATCTCCACGAACCCGGGCTGCGAGAGGTCTTCCGGTTGATGATCCCAGCGGTGGTTGGCCTTTCGGCCACTCAGATAAATATCTTCATCAATACCTACTTTGCCGCCAGTTGCGGTGAGGGAGCTGTAGCCTGGCTTAACTATGCCTTTCGGCTTATGTATTTGCCTATAGGCCTCTTCGGCGTGGCCATCTCTATGGCCACCTTGCCGGTGGCCTCTAGGCTGGCGGCCAAACGCTCTTTTGTCGAGCTGGGCCAGACCACCTCCCAGGCCATATCCTTTATGATCAGCCTCTGCCTGCCGGCGGCGGTAGGGCTTATTTTCCTCTCCCGGCCCATTGTTCAGGTGATCTTTGAGCACGGACGCTTTCTGCGCCACGATACCTTGATGACGGCCACGGCCCTTTCCTTCTACGCCTTAGGGCTTTTGGGATACTCTGGGGTCAAGGTGGTTGTTCCCATATTTTACGCCTTAGGGCGAACCAGATGGCCGGTGGCAGCCAGTTTCCTGGCCGTAGGATTAAACGTGATCTTTATCCTGGCTACTATTGAGGCTTTGAGCTTCCGGGCCGTGGCCCTTTCTACGGCCTTGGTGATGTCAATAAACTTTCTGCTTCTTTCCTGGGTTCTCTATCGTCTAATTGGAGGGTTTCCTCTTCGGGAAATCTTTTTCTCTGCTCTCAGGGTCTGTTTGGCCTCTGCAGGGCTGGCCTTGGTCTGTCTTCTGGGAAGGGAACTGGTAGCCGGTTCTCTTTTCTGGGAGACGGTGGCCCTCATTCTTGTTATTCTTGTAGCCACTCTGACCTACTTTCTCCTTCTCTGGCTCCTTAAAGCCCCTGAAATCCAGCTTCTTCGCTCCCTCTGGAGACGATTTCTTCAGTCCTCTTGGAGGCGGACCGATAAATAA
- a CDS encoding GGDEF domain-containing protein, whose product METYLELARRLQEAAGADESLLAEAAKALETLVRRCQQLEQAVVVDELTGLYKLSYFRTQVESALEQARRGNFACALIMMDLDFFKQINDTYGHLAGNRVLQVVARTIRESIRKTDIAARYGGEEFAILLPATGLEGAVSLCRRLKRAITGLRVKDNGREIKVTASFGIAVFKPHHQIDWQDFIRQADEQLLRAKKDGRNCIRHPDWRSLFSSQAGVSSEERALLFGGEE is encoded by the coding sequence ATGGAGACCTATCTTGAGCTTGCCAGACGCCTTCAGGAGGCGGCCGGGGCTGATGAAAGTCTTCTTGCTGAGGCGGCAAAGGCCCTGGAGACCCTTGTCAGACGCTGTCAGCAGCTGGAACAGGCTGTGGTTGTTGACGAGCTAACCGGTCTTTACAAACTCTCTTATTTCCGAACCCAGGTGGAGTCAGCTCTGGAGCAGGCCAGGCGGGGGAACTTTGCCTGTGCCCTGATCATGATGGACTTGGACTTTTTTAAGCAAATCAACGACACCTATGGCCATCTGGCGGGAAACCGGGTTCTTCAGGTGGTGGCCCGAACCATCCGTGAGAGTATCCGCAAAACAGACATCGCCGCTCGTTATGGAGGAGAAGAGTTTGCCATACTTTTGCCAGCCACGGGCCTGGAGGGAGCTGTCTCTCTTTGCCGCCGCCTTAAACGGGCTATAACTGGCCTTAGGGTGAAGGATAATGGTCGGGAGATTAAGGTTACCGCCAGTTTCGGGATTGCCGTCTTTAAGCCTCATCATCAGATAGACTGGCAGGATTTTATACGTCAGGCCGACGAGCAGCTCCTTCGGGCCAAAAAGGATGGACGCAACTGTATCCGTCATCCCGATTGGCGCTCCCTGTTTTCCTCTCAGGCCGGGGTCTCCTCGGAGGAAAGAGCACTTTTGTTCGGAGGAGAGGAATGA
- a CDS encoding MinD/ParA family protein, with product MIISVTSGKGGVGKTSLVVNMAKAVADLGGRVLVVDCDLGLANVDILLELAPSKNIQHVIMEGERLEEIVVSVPQGFDVLPASSGVAELTRLDNETKEILLEHLQGLWGRYQWVFFDTGAGIGDTVLWFNGLAHRIVVIITPEPTSLTDAYALIKVLHRHQGKQDFWIIINEVNNRREGQRLFEQIGRVVDRFLGVKVHLLGVIPQDRNFSQAIREQRLLIEGWPLSPASQAVREIAEVVFGWRSRLGKGRG from the coding sequence ATGATCATCAGCGTTACCAGCGGAAAGGGTGGTGTTGGGAAGACCAGTCTGGTGGTTAATATGGCCAAAGCGGTTGCCGATCTGGGAGGACGGGTCCTGGTGGTGGATTGTGATCTTGGGCTGGCCAATGTGGATATTCTTCTGGAGCTGGCCCCTAGCAAGAATATCCAGCACGTCATTATGGAAGGGGAAAGGCTGGAGGAGATAGTTGTCTCTGTTCCTCAGGGGTTTGACGTTCTTCCGGCATCATCCGGGGTGGCTGAGCTTACCCGCCTGGATAATGAGACCAAGGAGATCCTTCTGGAACATCTTCAGGGTCTGTGGGGAAGGTATCAGTGGGTGTTCTTTGATACGGGAGCCGGAATCGGAGACACCGTCCTCTGGTTCAACGGTCTGGCCCACCGGATTGTGGTTATCATTACCCCTGAACCCACCAGTCTGACAGACGCCTATGCCTTGATTAAAGTTCTCCACCGTCATCAAGGAAAGCAGGATTTTTGGATCATTATCAATGAGGTTAACAACCGCCGCGAAGGACAGCGTCTGTTTGAGCAGATTGGTCGGGTGGTGGATAGATTTCTGGGGGTCAAGGTTCATCTTCTGGGGGTTATTCCCCAAGACCGAAATTTCTCTCAAGCCATCAGAGAACAGAGGCTTCTTATTGAAGGATGGCCCCTCTCCCCGGCCTCTCAGGCCGTCAGGGAGATTGCCGAGGTGGTCTTCGGCTGGAGGAGCCGGCTGGGTAAGGGCCGGGGCTAA
- the selB gene encoding selenocysteine-specific translation elongation factor, giving the protein MKKIILGTAGHIDHGKTTLVKALTGIDTDRLKEEKLRGITIELGFAHLRLPNGEIIGIVDVPGHERFVKNMVAGASGIDLVALVVAADEGVMPQTREHLAICDLLGVKSGLVVLTKADLVEDDWLELIKEDVSDFVRGTFLEGAPMVAVSAVTGQGLEELKKTLAELVAKVRERSEGGPFRLPIDRVFSVKGFGTVVTGTTISGRIRVGDQVEIMPRRLSARVRNIQVYGEDQKEALAGQRTALNLQGLEKDALRRGDVVCQPESLRPSYLLDLHLRYLAENERPLKTGSRVRFHVGTDEVMGRIVLFGCEEVTPGGEALAQIRLEDPVAVWRGDHYVIRSYSPVITIGGGVILNPLPPKRKRTQPRHYEELSLLKEGRPHELVLYHLRQAALKGLSLKEISIRTALFGKELEEVLRDLKKEKKIVLIEAEGREILIEGQHWQELKDLICQRLEAFHQKNPLMRGLSKEELRSRLPSELDSRAFARLLSELVREKKVVQDQEVLRLASHQIILAEDQERLKQKIEAVFRRAGLKVPDRDEALSRFRDQPELAIKLFDYLVQEGRLVRLKEGLYFHSEVLKEVEKKTVAFLKRHGEMSIAQFRELTGTSRKYMIPLLEYLDQKKVTLRVGDKRVLRRKDL; this is encoded by the coding sequence GTGAAAAAGATCATTCTTGGTACCGCTGGCCATATTGACCATGGCAAGACCACCCTGGTCAAGGCCTTGACAGGGATAGACACCGATCGTCTGAAGGAAGAAAAGCTTCGGGGAATCACCATAGAGCTGGGGTTTGCTCATCTTAGACTCCCTAACGGGGAGATTATCGGGATAGTCGATGTGCCCGGACATGAGCGTTTTGTTAAAAACATGGTGGCTGGAGCCAGTGGCATTGACTTAGTCGCCCTGGTAGTGGCCGCTGACGAAGGGGTCATGCCCCAGACCCGGGAACATCTGGCTATCTGTGATCTTCTGGGAGTCAAAAGCGGCCTGGTGGTGTTAACCAAGGCCGATTTGGTGGAAGACGACTGGTTGGAGTTAATAAAAGAGGATGTGTCAGACTTTGTCAGGGGAACCTTTCTTGAAGGGGCACCAATGGTGGCTGTTTCGGCAGTCACCGGTCAGGGTCTTGAAGAGTTAAAGAAGACCCTGGCAGAACTGGTGGCCAAGGTTCGAGAGCGGTCCGAGGGTGGCCCCTTCCGTCTCCCCATAGATCGAGTTTTCAGCGTTAAAGGTTTCGGAACCGTGGTCACCGGAACCACCATCTCTGGTCGGATCAGGGTGGGAGATCAGGTAGAGATAATGCCCCGACGACTTTCGGCCCGGGTGCGAAACATCCAAGTCTATGGAGAAGATCAAAAGGAAGCCCTGGCAGGACAGCGAACAGCCCTTAATCTTCAGGGGCTAGAGAAAGATGCCCTCCGCCGCGGAGATGTGGTCTGTCAACCGGAGAGTCTGAGGCCCAGCTATCTCCTTGATCTCCATCTCCGTTATCTGGCTGAAAATGAACGCCCTCTTAAGACAGGCTCTAGAGTGCGGTTTCATGTGGGCACAGACGAGGTCATGGGACGGATAGTCCTTTTTGGCTGCGAAGAGGTTACGCCGGGTGGGGAGGCCTTGGCCCAGATCCGTCTTGAAGATCCGGTAGCTGTATGGCGGGGCGATCACTACGTTATTCGTTCTTACTCTCCGGTAATTACTATCGGCGGCGGGGTGATCCTCAATCCTCTTCCGCCAAAGAGAAAACGTACCCAGCCACGACACTATGAAGAACTCTCTCTCCTTAAAGAAGGCCGCCCCCATGAACTGGTTCTCTATCATCTGCGACAGGCAGCTCTTAAAGGATTAAGTCTCAAGGAGATCTCTATTCGCACGGCCCTCTTTGGAAAGGAGCTCGAAGAAGTCCTCAGGGACCTTAAAAAGGAAAAAAAGATTGTCCTAATTGAGGCCGAAGGACGGGAAATTCTTATAGAAGGTCAGCACTGGCAGGAGTTAAAGGACCTTATCTGCCAGCGTCTTGAGGCCTTCCACCAAAAAAATCCCCTTATGCGCGGTCTATCCAAGGAAGAGCTGCGCAGCCGCCTGCCCTCCGAATTGGATTCTCGGGCCTTTGCCCGCCTTCTTAGCGAGTTAGTCAGGGAGAAGAAGGTCGTCCAGGATCAGGAAGTCCTTCGACTGGCCAGTCACCAGATTATCCTGGCCGAAGATCAAGAGAGGCTTAAACAAAAGATCGAAGCCGTCTTTCGCCGGGCGGGGCTAAAGGTGCCTGATCGCGATGAGGCCCTGTCCCGTTTTCGAGACCAGCCTGAGCTGGCCATTAAACTCTTCGATTATTTGGTCCAGGAAGGACGCCTAGTTCGACTCAAAGAGGGGCTCTACTTTCACTCTGAGGTTCTCAAAGAGGTAGAAAAAAAGACGGTGGCCTTCCTCAAAAGGCATGGGGAGATGTCCATTGCCCAGTTTCGCGAACTCACCGGCACCAGTCGAAAGTATATGATCCCGCTGTTAGAATACCTAGACCAAAAGAAGGTCACTTTAAGGGTGGGAGACAAGCGAGTTTTGAGACGGAAGGACCTTTAG
- the mltG gene encoding endolytic transglycosylase MltG, whose product MDRYLKWRYALGFYLLCLGAYYGALYLISAPGPEGAKPQIVYLRPGTPFIEVARELEERGLIRNRYAFLALAYFRGQIDQIKAGEYELSASQPAEVILDKLARGEVIQHIVTIPEGFNVYQIARLLDKAGLAEKKEFLTACRDKKFLKNLGIKADSCEGYLFPDTYYITRGMSARDIISQMVEHFWETWEKNNFSARAEEVGLSVHEVITLASIVEKETYLESERPLIAGVFFNRLKRGMPLQADPTVRYGLTKFKRRLSRRDLRRPSPYNTYLRPGLPPGPIANPGLSSIRAVLWPSKTKYLYFVAKPNGGHHFSRTLREHNRAVRRYRRRPRPTLSHQNTPTRELKEGKKGKKGQKKQEKRPPAPPTSSH is encoded by the coding sequence ATGGACCGTTACCTCAAATGGCGCTACGCCTTGGGGTTTTATCTCTTGTGTTTGGGGGCCTACTATGGGGCGCTTTATCTGATAAGTGCTCCTGGACCAGAGGGGGCGAAGCCCCAGATCGTCTATCTGCGTCCGGGGACTCCTTTTATTGAAGTGGCGCGAGAGCTGGAAGAACGGGGTCTTATCCGTAATCGTTATGCCTTTTTGGCCTTGGCCTACTTTCGAGGTCAAATAGACCAAATAAAGGCTGGGGAGTATGAGCTCTCAGCCAGTCAGCCAGCCGAGGTTATTCTGGATAAACTGGCTCGAGGTGAGGTTATTCAGCATATTGTTACCATCCCTGAGGGCTTTAACGTGTATCAGATCGCCCGTTTGCTGGATAAAGCCGGTCTGGCCGAAAAAAAAGAGTTTCTGACTGCCTGCCGGGATAAAAAGTTTCTTAAAAACCTGGGAATCAAGGCTGACTCCTGTGAAGGGTATCTTTTCCCTGACACTTACTATATCACCCGGGGAATGAGTGCCCGGGACATCATCAGCCAGATGGTAGAGCATTTCTGGGAAACCTGGGAAAAAAACAACTTTTCAGCCAGGGCAGAGGAGGTCGGCCTTTCGGTCCACGAAGTCATTACCCTGGCCTCTATTGTAGAAAAGGAGACTTACCTGGAGTCTGAGCGTCCTCTTATTGCCGGTGTCTTCTTTAACCGACTCAAACGGGGGATGCCTCTTCAGGCTGATCCCACGGTGAGATACGGGCTGACCAAGTTCAAACGTCGCCTCAGCCGCCGGGATCTCCGCCGGCCCAGCCCATATAATACCTACCTCAGGCCGGGTCTGCCCCCCGGGCCTATCGCCAATCCAGGTCTGTCCTCCATTCGGGCGGTGCTTTGGCCAAGCAAGACCAAGTATCTTTACTTTGTGGCCAAACCCAACGGAGGACATCACTTTTCGCGGACTCTCCGGGAACACAACCGGGCTGTGCGGCGCTACCGTCGCCGTCCTCGCCCCACTTTGTCCCACCAGAACACCCCCACCAGGGAGCTCAAAGAGGGCAAAAAAGGTAAAAAGGGGCAGAAAAAACAAGAAAAGAGACCTCCGGCCCCACCGACATCCTCTCACTGA
- the mraZ gene encoding division/cell wall cluster transcriptional repressor MraZ — translation MFRGRSAHTLDTKGRLSIPARFRDVLVAKYDQRLIITNLPYCLVAYPYEEWRRIEERFSQEPLQRPEVQRFLRFFIASAVECSLDKQGRILIPPHLREEVGIERDVILLGLLNRFEIWSKERLEEELKQVRDNFEHYSEFVADINRLPGGAS, via the coding sequence TTGTTTCGAGGGCGATCGGCCCATACGCTGGACACTAAAGGGCGTCTCAGTATCCCGGCGCGCTTTCGCGACGTCTTGGTGGCTAAATATGATCAACGCCTTATCATCACCAATCTTCCTTACTGCCTGGTGGCCTATCCCTATGAAGAGTGGCGACGGATAGAGGAAAGATTCAGCCAGGAGCCTCTTCAGCGTCCAGAAGTCCAGCGTTTCCTGCGATTCTTTATTGCTTCAGCCGTAGAGTGTTCCCTAGACAAGCAGGGGCGAATCCTTATCCCTCCGCACCTTCGGGAGGAAGTGGGCATAGAAAGGGATGTCATTCTGCTGGGGCTCCTTAATCGTTTTGAGATCTGGTCCAAGGAGCGCTTAGAGGAAGAACTAAAGCAGGTTAGGGACAACTTTGAACACTACAGTGAATTCGTGGCCGACATCAACAGGCTTCCGGGAGGGGCATCATGA
- the rsmH gene encoding 16S rRNA (cytosine(1402)-N(4))-methyltransferase RsmH: MPQEAVLALKASEGGLFVDGTLGLGGHTEAILKASPEARVIALEWNQASLELARRRLASYGDRVVFELRNFARVDEVLEELGVREVKGMILDLGLSSFLIEGSGRGFSFLKEEPLDMRMDEGLKITAKDLVNRLSEAELAKLIFRLGEERFARRIAKAIVRARQRHPVENTKDLAEIISRAVPSWYRHRRRHPATKTFQALRLAVNRELDNLNRFLEKAPDFLTSGGRLVIISFHSLEDRLVKHHFRRDPRLKVINKKPLRPSSEEVARNPRARSAKMRVAERVREVDHG; the protein is encoded by the coding sequence ATGCCGCAGGAGGCCGTCTTGGCCCTTAAGGCCTCAGAGGGAGGGCTCTTTGTCGATGGCACCCTTGGTTTGGGAGGCCATACCGAGGCCATACTTAAGGCCTCTCCGGAGGCCCGGGTCATCGCTCTGGAATGGAATCAGGCCAGCCTGGAATTGGCTCGAAGGCGTTTGGCCTCCTATGGAGATCGGGTGGTCTTTGAACTCCGAAACTTCGCCCGGGTGGATGAGGTGCTTGAGGAGCTGGGAGTCAGGGAGGTTAAGGGGATGATCCTGGACCTGGGGCTCTCCTCTTTTTTGATTGAAGGCTCTGGGAGGGGATTCAGCTTTTTAAAAGAGGAGCCCCTTGACATGCGTATGGATGAGGGTCTGAAAATCACGGCCAAGGATTTGGTAAATCGGCTCTCGGAAGCAGAGCTGGCCAAACTCATCTTTCGTTTGGGCGAGGAGCGTTTTGCCCGACGCATTGCTAAAGCCATTGTCAGGGCTCGTCAAAGACACCCTGTTGAAAACACCAAAGATCTGGCGGAGATCATCTCCCGGGCCGTCCCCTCGTGGTACCGGCATCGTCGGCGTCATCCGGCTACCAAGACCTTCCAGGCCCTCCGTCTGGCAGTGAACCGAGAGCTCGATAATCTGAACCGTTTTCTGGAAAAGGCCCCCGACTTCCTGACTTCGGGAGGAAGACTGGTGATCATCTCCTTTCATTCCCTGGAAGATCGTCTGGTAAAGCATCATTTTCGCCGGGACCCTCGTCTTAAAGTCATCAATAAAAAGCCCTTGAGGCCATCTTCAGAGGAGGTTGCTCGCAACCCCAGGGCCCGCAGTGCCAAGATGCGGGTGGCTGAAAGGGTAAGGGAGGTCGATCATGGGTAG
- a CDS encoding penicillin-binding transpeptidase domain-containing protein has product MITIRQRPRRKKKRVLAAAAIVVLLLAGLFGLFFPRVSPGRGGEEGGKVEVSPPRALIVDRSSRVLAETRPVYSLYARPVKIDEPEKTAAILAKVLLQSPEELLIRFRTEKSLVWLAQNLSPAKVAQIRALSLEGLTLCESFQRLYPLNALGAHVLGFVNEKGEGLLGVEGFYNDYLLLPGENSIRRRLVLNLETYLQYRLEKELAYLKKKTKASRATGVIIEARTGAIMAMASLPTFDPNRFWQAAEEELQNLAISETFPLKPVLDPFLEILNSLEDSDPLRFAWALGFGNPTGVDLVGERSGSFPPSVTNLGDLGDIRVTPLQLARAYAALVNGGRLCRPYVAKEIVEGNRQLLLNVPACQQVISQKALEGLSPQLVASGYSFGPKQRLYVAASAIPQGSPKLVEVLLFTEISDTAEDFLTRAVPRVMKVLYATYLHPPKAFGLAKKVTIKSRSDLAPKKKTPRLPNLVGLTLREAVERLQPLGVPYRFRGTGVVVGQSPKPGTKIEKIKECEIILGQQG; this is encoded by the coding sequence GTGATTACCATTAGACAAAGGCCCCGGAGGAAGAAAAAGAGGGTCCTCGCTGCGGCAGCGATAGTTGTCCTTCTGCTTGCTGGACTCTTTGGCCTATTCTTCCCCCGGGTCTCTCCCGGCCGCGGTGGCGAGGAGGGGGGCAAGGTGGAAGTCTCTCCCCCCCGAGCCCTCATTGTTGATCGTAGCAGCCGTGTCCTGGCTGAAACCAGGCCGGTCTATTCCCTCTATGCCCGTCCCGTAAAGATAGATGAGCCAGAGAAGACGGCCGCTATTCTAGCCAAAGTGCTGCTTCAAAGTCCTGAGGAACTTCTTATCCGTTTTCGAACTGAAAAGAGTTTAGTTTGGCTGGCTCAGAATCTATCACCGGCTAAGGTGGCTCAAATTCGGGCCCTTTCTCTGGAAGGGCTGACTCTTTGTGAGAGCTTCCAGCGACTTTATCCCCTCAATGCCTTAGGGGCCCATGTGCTTGGATTTGTCAACGAGAAGGGAGAAGGGCTTCTGGGAGTGGAAGGTTTTTATAACGATTATCTTCTTCTCCCCGGAGAAAACTCCATTAGGCGCCGCCTGGTTCTCAACCTGGAGACATATCTTCAGTATCGCCTGGAGAAGGAGCTGGCTTATCTAAAGAAGAAGACCAAGGCTAGCCGGGCCACGGGGGTTATTATTGAGGCCCGCACTGGAGCCATTATGGCCATGGCTAGTCTGCCCACCTTTGACCCTAATCGCTTCTGGCAGGCTGCTGAGGAGGAGCTTCAGAATCTGGCTATCTCGGAAACTTTTCCCCTTAAGCCGGTATTGGATCCATTTTTAGAAATCCTGAACTCACTTGAAGATTCCGATCCCCTTCGCTTTGCCTGGGCCCTTGGTTTTGGCAATCCCACTGGTGTAGACCTGGTTGGCGAAAGATCGGGAAGCTTCCCCCCTTCGGTAACAAACCTTGGGGACCTGGGCGATATTAGAGTTACCCCCCTTCAGTTAGCGCGGGCCTATGCGGCCTTGGTCAACGGAGGCCGTCTCTGTCGTCCCTATGTGGCTAAGGAGATCGTTGAGGGCAACCGTCAACTACTCCTCAACGTTCCTGCCTGTCAGCAAGTTATCTCCCAGAAGGCACTAGAAGGCCTTAGCCCTCAGCTGGTGGCCTCCGGCTACTCTTTCGGACCCAAACAGCGTCTTTACGTGGCCGCTTCGGCCATCCCCCAAGGATCCCCTAAGCTGGTAGAGGTCCTCCTCTTTACCGAGATTAGCGATACGGCGGAGGATTTTCTGACCCGGGCGGTGCCCCGGGTAATGAAGGTCCTTTACGCTACCTATCTTCACCCGCCCAAGGCCTTCGGCCTGGCCAAAAAGGTGACGATTAAGTCCCGCTCTGACCTGGCCCCCAAGAAGAAGACCCCAAGGCTTCCCAATCTTGTAGGGCTTACCCTACGGGAGGCTGTGGAGAGGCTTCAACCCCTTGGAGTGCCATATCGTTTCCGAGGAACCGGAGTTGTTGTAGGGCAGAGCCCCAAACCAGGAACCAAGATTGAAAAGATAAAAGAATGCGAGATTATTCTCGGCCAACAAGGCTAA